From a single Couchioplanes caeruleus genomic region:
- a CDS encoding VOC family protein — protein MLTDPRVVYLFLYVRDMGVSRDFFERTLGLRVLEEDAQSVKYDTGEVILALNRASDFGVTLPGEHDHSTDIVFLVDDVDRARAALEARGVAFTETHRYEIGAITDFYDPDGHWFTLYETSEESLTWPSGDRIEAVRALSRRRAENTAPPAAAADDGFTLDGKPLIYLFLFVRDADEAFALYSQTLGIRDLEGGPCSRASTADEEGVVKYDTGGIILTTHSLETVREEEEIIDHPCPPRTVNPVEMGGKAVVLHAPDIEVTVKNLREKGLEFPEGVVRSGIGATARFVDPSGHVFFLYEPSPESLRLPSGEVLRRVLAETY, from the coding sequence GTGCTCACCGATCCCCGCGTCGTCTACCTGTTCCTCTACGTGCGCGACATGGGCGTCTCGCGCGACTTCTTCGAGCGGACCCTGGGCCTGCGGGTCCTCGAGGAGGACGCCCAGTCCGTCAAGTACGACACCGGAGAGGTGATCCTCGCGCTGAACCGGGCGTCGGACTTCGGCGTCACCCTGCCCGGCGAGCACGACCACTCCACCGACATCGTCTTCCTGGTGGACGACGTCGACCGGGCCCGGGCCGCCCTGGAGGCGCGCGGCGTCGCCTTCACCGAGACGCACCGGTACGAGATCGGCGCCATCACCGACTTCTACGACCCCGACGGGCACTGGTTCACCCTGTACGAGACCTCCGAGGAGTCGCTGACCTGGCCCAGCGGTGACCGGATCGAGGCCGTGCGGGCGCTGTCGCGCCGTCGCGCCGAGAACACGGCCCCACCGGCGGCCGCGGCCGACGACGGCTTCACGCTCGACGGCAAACCGCTGATCTACCTGTTCCTGTTCGTCCGGGACGCCGACGAGGCGTTCGCGCTCTACTCGCAGACCCTCGGGATCCGCGACCTCGAGGGCGGGCCGTGCAGCCGCGCGTCCACGGCGGACGAGGAAGGCGTGGTCAAGTACGACACCGGCGGGATCATCCTCACCACCCACTCGCTGGAGACCGTCCGCGAGGAGGAGGAGATCATCGATCACCCGTGCCCGCCGCGTACGGTCAATCCCGTCGAGATGGGCGGCAAGGCGGTGGTGCTGCACGCGCCCGACATCGAGGTGACCGTCAAGAACCTGCGGGAGAAGGGCCTCGAGTTCCCCGAGGGCGTGGTGCGCTCCGGCATCGGCGCCACGGCCCGCTTCGTCGACCCGTCCGGGCACGTCTTCTTCCTGTACGAGCCGTCGCCGGAGTCCCTGCGCCTGCCCAGCGGCGAGGTGCTGCGACGGGTCCTCGCCGAGACGTACTGA
- a CDS encoding PIG-L deacetylase family protein gives MSDEPAGRVLVVTAHPDDAEFHFGATIAAFVAAGADVSYLVCSDGAQGGAAEVRAREQRAAAAVLGVRAVAFLGRRDGRLEPDLALRRDIALHVRRERPTLVLTHYPRRVLNLPVEASHPDHVAVGEATLAALYPDAGNARAFPDVPDAPPPHQAAEVWVPGYERPDHHVDATAHVDRKLAAIRCHRSQVGAAVPAWVLEWMRLAGKQPGYEFAEAFRRIRLT, from the coding sequence ATGTCCGATGAACCCGCGGGCCGCGTGCTGGTGGTCACCGCGCACCCCGATGACGCCGAGTTCCACTTCGGAGCGACCATAGCGGCGTTCGTGGCCGCCGGCGCCGATGTGTCGTACCTGGTCTGCAGCGACGGCGCGCAGGGCGGCGCCGCCGAGGTCAGGGCCCGCGAGCAACGGGCCGCCGCCGCGGTTCTCGGCGTCCGGGCCGTCGCCTTCCTCGGCCGGCGTGACGGCCGCCTCGAGCCCGATCTGGCCCTGCGTCGCGACATCGCCCTGCACGTACGCCGCGAGCGCCCCACGCTCGTCCTCACCCACTACCCCCGGCGGGTGCTGAACCTTCCGGTGGAGGCGTCACACCCCGACCACGTCGCGGTGGGCGAGGCCACCCTGGCCGCCCTCTACCCCGACGCCGGGAACGCGCGCGCCTTCCCCGACGTGCCGGACGCCCCGCCGCCGCATCAGGCGGCCGAGGTCTGGGTCCCGGGCTACGAACGCCCGGACCACCACGTCGACGCCACCGCCCACGTGGACCGGAAGCTGGCGGCGATCCGCTGCCACCGCAGCCAGGTCGGTGCGGCGGTGCCCGCCTGGGTCCTCGAATGGATGCGCCTGGCCGGCAAGCAGCCCGGCTACGAGTTCGCCGAGGCGTTCCGCCGGATCCGCCTCACGTGA
- a CDS encoding helix-turn-helix transcriptional regulator, producing MATAYRDARSDPTRAAHIGAVVRAVATMRAGLSRPQPLTELARAAMFDPYHFHKIFRELTALTPGRFLAVLRMAEARRLLLHSALPVADVGARVGYRSAGTFSRQFTRLVDVPPARFRGLARALAGERAGSRPVLPPAEPGPSPMMALSVAPGPGSLIFRCLAGEGSVCPGSGCWTVATGRALVPLPWPSAPGAYAAFVLVVPVGVRLADALVDDLPGSYLIGRAPMELSRDRRPVTVRAALRRPEPTDAPIAALTAPRWPTGYG from the coding sequence ATGGCGACGGCATACCGGGATGCGAGATCGGATCCGACACGCGCGGCGCACATCGGCGCCGTGGTGCGCGCGGTCGCCACGATGCGCGCCGGCCTGTCGCGACCGCAGCCGCTGACCGAGCTCGCACGCGCGGCGATGTTCGACCCGTACCACTTCCACAAGATCTTCCGTGAGCTGACCGCGCTCACCCCCGGCCGCTTCCTGGCGGTGCTGCGGATGGCGGAGGCGCGGCGGCTCCTGCTGCACTCGGCGCTGCCGGTCGCGGACGTCGGCGCCCGCGTCGGCTACCGCAGCGCGGGTACGTTCTCGCGGCAGTTCACCCGTCTGGTGGACGTCCCGCCGGCCCGGTTCCGGGGACTCGCCCGGGCCCTGGCCGGCGAGCGCGCGGGCAGCCGCCCGGTGCTGCCCCCCGCCGAGCCCGGCCCCTCGCCGATGATGGCGCTGTCGGTGGCACCCGGCCCCGGCTCGCTGATCTTCCGGTGCCTGGCCGGCGAGGGGAGCGTCTGCCCGGGCAGCGGTTGCTGGACCGTGGCCACCGGGCGGGCGCTGGTGCCCCTGCCCTGGCCGTCCGCCCCCGGCGCGTACGCGGCATTCGTGCTGGTCGTGCCCGTGGGGGTGCGCCTCGCCGACGCGCTCGTGGACGACCTGCCCGGCAGTTACCTGATCGGGCGCGCGCCGATGGAGCTGTCCCGCGACCGGCGCCCGGTGACGGTCCGCGCCGCCCTGCGCCGGCCGGAGCCGACCGACGCGCCGATCGCCGCACTCACCGCCCCGCGGTGGCCGACCGGGTACGGATGA
- a CDS encoding ABC1 kinase family protein: MGRTADWPYLVARAATWTVTGTRCLTAAGLRSAAARAGRATPGRTPAEILTAGLVRLGPSFVKGGQIMSSRADLLPPSWCAPLGRLTDRMEPMPFPAARRALAAAYPPGRDWPFAALDRTPVASGSIACVYRARLHDGRDVAVKVRRPGIGRRMRADFRLLALGADLAQRLPGLRGTPMRRMVEQVAPAVLNQLDLRREAWMLDRLRRNLDGLVRVPAPVPPACGDGVLVMEFLDGLERFDPGAFEPARRRTIVRNVLRAIYRMLFADGLVHCDLHPGNLYLRRSGEVVIVDAGFVVELTPRVRKQFAQFFLHMVLGNGDACADVVLASAAPVPPHSDLDGFRRGIRDLIASTHRRRAGQFRLASFANRLFTLQRTHGITAAPEFVFPLLSLLTLEGMVLDLDVDVDFQREAVPTLLKALQIKESAEEAR; the protein is encoded by the coding sequence ATGGGACGGACGGCCGACTGGCCGTACCTGGTGGCGCGGGCGGCGACGTGGACGGTCACCGGGACGCGGTGCCTGACCGCGGCGGGGCTGCGCAGCGCCGCCGCGCGCGCCGGCCGGGCCACCCCGGGCCGCACGCCGGCCGAGATCCTCACCGCCGGCCTGGTCCGGCTGGGCCCGAGCTTCGTCAAGGGCGGCCAGATCATGAGCAGCCGGGCGGATCTGCTGCCACCGTCCTGGTGTGCCCCGCTCGGGCGGCTGACCGACCGGATGGAGCCCATGCCGTTCCCGGCCGCCCGACGCGCGCTGGCGGCCGCGTACCCGCCGGGGCGCGACTGGCCGTTCGCCGCGCTGGACCGTACGCCGGTGGCCAGCGGCAGCATCGCCTGCGTCTACCGGGCACGGCTGCACGACGGGCGGGACGTGGCGGTGAAGGTACGCCGCCCCGGCATCGGCCGCCGGATGCGCGCGGACTTCCGGCTGCTGGCCCTCGGCGCGGACCTGGCCCAGCGGCTGCCGGGCCTGCGGGGCACGCCGATGCGCCGGATGGTCGAGCAGGTCGCGCCCGCGGTGCTGAACCAGCTCGATCTGCGCCGCGAGGCGTGGATGCTGGACCGGCTGCGCCGCAACCTCGACGGTCTCGTCCGCGTCCCCGCCCCGGTGCCGCCGGCGTGCGGCGACGGCGTGCTGGTGATGGAGTTCCTGGACGGGCTGGAACGCTTCGACCCCGGCGCGTTCGAGCCGGCCCGGCGCCGCACGATCGTGCGCAACGTGCTGCGGGCGATCTACCGCATGCTCTTCGCGGACGGCCTCGTGCACTGCGACCTGCACCCCGGCAACCTCTACCTGCGGCGCTCCGGCGAGGTCGTCATCGTCGACGCGGGCTTCGTCGTGGAGCTCACCCCCCGCGTACGCAAACAGTTCGCGCAGTTCTTCCTCCACATGGTCCTCGGCAACGGCGACGCCTGCGCGGACGTGGTGCTCGCCAGCGCCGCGCCCGTTCCCCCGCACAGCGACCTGGACGGCTTCCGGCGCGGGATCCGCGACCTCATCGCCTCGACGCACCGGCGCCGGGCGGGCCAGTTCCGCCTCGCATCGTTCGCCAACCGGCTGTTCACCCTGCAGCGCACCCACGGGATCACCGCGGCGCCGGAGTTCGTGTTCCCCCTGCTCTCGCTGCTGACCCTGGAGGGCATGGTCCTCGACCTGGACGTGGACGTCGACTTCCAGCGCGAGGCCGTGCCGACGCTGCTCAAGGCGCTGCAGATCAAGGAAAGTGCCGAGGAGGCGCGATGA
- a CDS encoding class I adenylate-forming enzyme family protein, which produces MDADQPSTLADALSAAWRRRPDREALVCPHHRLTYEAMARAARRLAGIYAWYGIAPGDRIVCAVGNRCEHLVAMAAAWSYGAVHVAADHRCTGAELTAIAGKTRAAALLYEPSGDRQNPFRTAAEVRRRVPGLRVVAVTEHLMPNDYPRWSLDGDGAPAELPPPGAGPAPADPAVVFISSGTTGTPKATVGFHGNLARRWPGLARWQGFGPDDVHLVQLPLSHGFGMMMALAGLLGGGRLVLLDHFSAENALRAVTDEGVTVLNGAPAHFTMLLDRLGERHRVDSVRLAVGTAGRFPPGLVNAVWERFGADLTIMYGSSEAVGVATSDPEDVLRGSVGRPEPGSVTIVGPDRAPLPVGEVGEVAFSRGVFPVRYWTSGDDAVAPRQPEPRPDEWYYSGDLGHLDERGRLYIHGRIKHQIDRGGLKIDPTEVELALLRCPEVADAAVLGRPDPVVGETVCACVRPADGRVPTLAGVRAALAGVLAPFKLPEELCLLDEIPRTAIGKVDLPWLRAAVEAAPTERLVRG; this is translated from the coding sequence ATGGATGCCGATCAGCCGTCGACGCTGGCCGACGCCCTTTCCGCCGCCTGGCGGCGCCGGCCCGACCGGGAAGCGCTGGTCTGTCCCCACCACCGGCTGACCTACGAGGCGATGGCCCGGGCGGCACGCCGGCTCGCCGGCATCTACGCGTGGTACGGCATCGCGCCCGGCGACCGGATCGTGTGTGCCGTCGGCAACCGCTGCGAGCACCTGGTCGCGATGGCCGCCGCCTGGTCGTACGGGGCCGTGCACGTGGCTGCCGACCATCGTTGCACCGGGGCCGAGCTCACCGCCATCGCCGGGAAGACCCGGGCCGCCGCGCTGCTGTACGAGCCGTCCGGCGACCGGCAGAACCCGTTCCGGACGGCGGCCGAGGTGCGGCGCCGGGTACCGGGCCTGCGCGTCGTCGCCGTGACCGAGCACCTGATGCCAAACGACTATCCGCGGTGGAGCCTGGACGGCGACGGCGCACCCGCCGAGCTGCCGCCGCCCGGGGCCGGGCCCGCACCCGCGGATCCCGCGGTCGTCTTCATCTCCTCCGGCACCACCGGCACCCCGAAGGCGACCGTCGGCTTCCACGGCAACCTCGCCCGCCGCTGGCCGGGGCTGGCACGCTGGCAGGGCTTCGGCCCCGACGACGTGCACCTCGTGCAGCTCCCGCTCAGCCACGGCTTCGGGATGATGATGGCGCTGGCCGGGCTGCTCGGCGGCGGCCGGCTCGTGCTGCTCGACCACTTCTCGGCCGAGAACGCGCTGCGGGCCGTCACCGACGAGGGGGTGACCGTGCTGAACGGCGCCCCGGCGCACTTCACGATGCTGCTCGACCGGCTGGGGGAGCGCCACCGGGTCGACTCGGTGCGGCTCGCGGTCGGGACGGCCGGGCGGTTCCCGCCCGGACTCGTCAACGCCGTCTGGGAGCGGTTCGGCGCCGACCTGACCATCATGTACGGCTCCAGCGAGGCCGTCGGCGTGGCCACCAGCGACCCAGAGGACGTCCTGCGCGGCTCGGTGGGCCGCCCGGAGCCCGGCTCGGTGACGATCGTGGGACCGGACCGCGCGCCGCTGCCCGTCGGTGAGGTCGGCGAGGTGGCGTTCTCCCGCGGCGTGTTCCCGGTCCGCTACTGGACGTCCGGGGACGACGCCGTGGCCCCGCGCCAGCCCGAACCGCGGCCGGACGAGTGGTACTACTCCGGCGACCTCGGCCACCTCGACGAGCGGGGCCGCCTCTACATCCACGGGCGGATCAAGCACCAGATCGACCGCGGCGGGCTGAAGATCGACCCCACCGAGGTCGAGCTGGCCCTGCTGCGCTGCCCGGAGGTCGCCGACGCGGCGGTGCTGGGCCGGCCCGATCCCGTGGTCGGCGAGACGGTGTGCGCGTGCGTACGGCCCGCCGACGGCCGCGTCCCCACCCTCGCCGGGGTCCGTGCCGCGCTCGCCGGCGTGCTGGCGCCGTTCAAGCTGCCGGAGGAGCTGTGCCTGCTCGACGAGATACCGCGGACGGCCATCGGCAAGGTCGACCTGCCGTGGCTGCGTGCTGCGGTCGAGGCCGCGCCGACCGAGCGGCTGGTCCGCGGATGA
- a CDS encoding helix-turn-helix transcriptional regulator, whose product MTVPFRPNRPPGPATAEAWTDAVLRSIATMRERFGDDLPLQTLAQAARLSPFHFHRIFQRVTDATPARFLAAWRMAEAKRMLAYGSESVTDICMRIGYTSLGTFTSQFARVVGVPPGRFRRVVGDCADIALHEALEASPRPPEPVTPQVTVTVTGGPDRGALVAVGLFPSGIPQGRPAACAITELPATVRLGDLPDGLFHPMAVCFDESVTLADAMMASDLDHGCYVAAAPVPVEIGGPAGDPPEVELRLRPRRDTDPPVILALPLLMGAAAGGHHLAAGSAGSPGSGVQSSHR is encoded by the coding sequence ATGACTGTCCCATTCCGGCCGAACCGGCCGCCGGGCCCCGCGACGGCCGAGGCCTGGACGGACGCGGTCCTGCGCTCGATCGCCACGATGCGCGAACGCTTCGGCGACGACCTGCCCCTGCAGACCCTGGCGCAGGCGGCGCGGCTCAGCCCGTTCCACTTCCACCGGATCTTCCAGCGGGTGACCGACGCGACGCCGGCCCGGTTCCTCGCCGCGTGGCGGATGGCGGAGGCGAAGCGGATGCTGGCGTACGGCTCGGAGAGCGTCACCGACATCTGCATGCGCATCGGCTACACGAGCCTCGGCACCTTCACCTCGCAGTTCGCCCGGGTCGTGGGGGTGCCGCCCGGCCGCTTCCGCCGGGTCGTCGGTGACTGCGCGGACATCGCCCTGCACGAGGCGCTGGAGGCGTCGCCACGCCCGCCCGAGCCGGTCACGCCGCAGGTGACCGTCACCGTGACGGGCGGCCCCGACCGGGGCGCCCTGGTCGCCGTCGGCCTGTTCCCGTCGGGGATCCCGCAGGGGCGCCCCGCGGCGTGCGCGATCACCGAGCTGCCGGCGACCGTACGCCTCGGCGACCTGCCGGACGGCCTGTTCCATCCGATGGCGGTGTGCTTCGACGAGTCGGTGACGCTCGCGGACGCCATGATGGCCTCCGACCTGGACCACGGCTGCTACGTGGCCGCGGCGCCGGTGCCGGTGGAGATCGGCGGCCCGGCGGGCGATCCGCCCGAGGTGGAGCTGCGGCTGCGCCCGCGCCGCGACACGGACCCGCCGGTCATCCTCGCGCTGCCCCTGCTGATGGGCGCGGCCGCGGGCGGTCACCACCTGGCTGCGGGGAGCGCCGGCTCACCGGGCTCCGGCGTGCAGTCCTCGCACAGATAG
- a CDS encoding FAD-binding oxidoreductase has product MELATAAVRDLAGAVHGAVLRAGDEGYDEACRLWNAGAGGRRPLVVVRCADAADVATAIRYAARHELELSVRSTGHNVTGRAVSDGGVTVDLSGLRDVRVDPGRRLASVQPGVLWGELDARTQEAGLATTGGRISTTGVAGLTLGGGFGWLMRRHGLAADNLLAADVVTADGTGMRAAEDCEPGLFWALRGGGGNFGVVTSLEFRLHPVGPVVTGGAVFYAAEQAARVLRWYRDFLAGAPDDLSVQCNLLRLPPAPFVPPELRGRPAVALAVCHLGTVERAGRDLAALRELGEPLLRRLGPMRYTSLQRLYDMAGRFGSFVYGRSGYLPELTDAAVDALTAPGCAVPGAGSIVMISPLGGAVARVGELDTAVGHRGAAVSCSVDAVWQRPGAAAAHVAWADRVWAGLRPHCSGAYVNELGDEGPERVREAYHPVAWQRLRVLKTHYDPGNVFRLNQNIPPAAGNAGSRTVSPPAGDAGSRKP; this is encoded by the coding sequence GTGGAGCTCGCCACCGCGGCCGTCCGGGACCTCGCCGGCGCCGTGCACGGCGCGGTGCTGCGCGCCGGCGACGAGGGCTACGACGAGGCCTGCCGGCTCTGGAACGCCGGCGCGGGCGGGCGCCGGCCCCTGGTGGTGGTGCGCTGCGCCGACGCGGCGGACGTCGCGACGGCGATCCGGTACGCGGCCCGCCACGAGCTGGAGCTGTCGGTGCGCAGCACGGGGCACAACGTCACCGGCCGGGCGGTGAGCGACGGCGGTGTCACCGTCGACCTGTCGGGCCTGCGCGACGTCCGCGTGGACCCCGGCCGGCGCCTCGCCTCCGTGCAGCCGGGAGTGCTCTGGGGCGAGCTCGACGCGCGGACGCAGGAGGCCGGGCTCGCCACCACGGGCGGGCGGATCTCGACGACCGGCGTGGCCGGGCTGACCCTCGGTGGCGGCTTCGGCTGGCTCATGCGCCGGCACGGCCTGGCCGCGGACAACCTGCTGGCGGCCGACGTGGTGACGGCGGACGGCACCGGGATGCGGGCGGCCGAGGACTGCGAGCCCGGCCTGTTCTGGGCGTTGCGCGGCGGCGGCGGCAACTTCGGCGTGGTCACCTCGCTCGAGTTCCGCCTGCATCCGGTGGGACCCGTGGTCACCGGTGGCGCGGTCTTCTACGCGGCGGAGCAGGCGGCCCGGGTGCTGCGCTGGTACCGGGATTTCCTCGCCGGAGCCCCGGACGATCTCTCCGTCCAGTGCAACCTGTTGCGCCTGCCGCCCGCGCCGTTCGTGCCGCCGGAGCTGCGCGGCCGGCCCGCGGTCGCGCTCGCCGTGTGCCACCTCGGCACGGTGGAACGGGCGGGCCGCGATCTGGCTGCGCTGCGGGAGCTCGGCGAGCCGCTGCTGCGCCGGCTGGGCCCGATGCGCTACACGTCCCTGCAGCGGCTCTACGACATGGCGGGCCGGTTCGGGTCCTTCGTGTACGGCCGCTCCGGCTACCTGCCCGAGCTGACCGACGCCGCCGTCGACGCGCTGACCGCGCCCGGCTGTGCCGTACCGGGGGCCGGCTCCATCGTGATGATCTCTCCGCTGGGCGGCGCGGTCGCCCGGGTGGGGGAGCTCGACACCGCGGTGGGGCACCGGGGTGCCGCCGTCAGCTGCTCGGTGGACGCGGTCTGGCAGCGGCCCGGAGCCGCCGCCGCCCACGTGGCCTGGGCCGACCGGGTCTGGGCGGGGCTACGGCCGCACTGCTCGGGCGCGTACGTCAACGAGCTGGGCGACGAGGGCCCGGAGCGGGTGCGCGAGGCGTACCACCCGGTGGCCTGGCAGCGGCTGCGCGTGCTGAAGACGCACTACGACCCCGGCAACGTGTTCCGGCTCAACCAGAACATCCCGCCGGCGGCCGGGAATGCCGGGTCCCGGACCGTGTCGCCGCCGGCCGGGGACGCCGGGTCCCGCAAGCCGTGA
- a CDS encoding CoA transferase, producing MSVPRPLAAVPEHLRLLGVRTQGPGFAVQDERGRVELSVARPEPEPVLQALTGLMAVHGRDHGAPRRLGIDVATVATGLLAGQGLLAALIARRRGLPVTAVGLPAPAGALQFLTHHLAIATGGGTFPYAPAGVPGPPFTTADGVLVELEVLSGDDWVAFWRRLGRDRADEVGAAWLPFVYRYLAGRCELPPALSQAVRRHSFAQVRAAAEACGAVAVAVREPATVAPPWTITPHPGAAAADGRPRPPIAAPLQGLRVVEATSRLQGPLAGLLLRHLGAEVVKVEPPGGDFGRYSPPLAGAVGAAYLAYNRGKRVVEIDYKRPPGRDDLRELAAGADVFVHNWRPGRAEALGVDSADIARLNPAAVYAYASGWGGVPDAPGPIAGDFTVQAYAGTGALLHPPGDPPVPSRLTLVDVTGGLLVAEAILAALHERERTGRGGRVGTSLVGAATVLAGAPHRRWGPLQEPIPTPAGHLVVAPDDTPVRDLAGFCGLPPDADPATIADRLGARPAAQRVAELDAAGLPAAVVRTEPAELPADPRLAGLLDHVDGACWVPGTPWRFHVR from the coding sequence ATGAGCGTCCCTCGGCCGCTCGCGGCCGTCCCGGAGCACCTGCGGCTGCTGGGCGTCCGCACGCAGGGCCCGGGGTTCGCGGTGCAGGACGAGCGCGGCCGGGTGGAGCTGTCCGTGGCGCGCCCCGAGCCCGAGCCGGTGCTGCAGGCGCTGACCGGCCTGATGGCTGTCCACGGCCGGGACCACGGCGCACCGCGACGCCTGGGCATCGACGTCGCGACGGTGGCCACCGGCCTGCTCGCCGGGCAGGGACTGCTGGCCGCCCTGATCGCCCGCCGGCGTGGCCTGCCGGTCACCGCCGTCGGCCTGCCCGCCCCGGCCGGCGCGCTGCAGTTCCTCACCCACCATCTGGCCATCGCCACCGGCGGAGGAACCTTCCCGTACGCGCCCGCGGGTGTGCCGGGGCCGCCGTTCACCACCGCGGACGGCGTGCTCGTGGAGCTCGAGGTGCTCTCCGGCGACGACTGGGTCGCGTTCTGGCGCCGGCTGGGCCGGGACCGGGCCGACGAGGTGGGCGCGGCCTGGCTGCCGTTCGTGTACCGCTACCTCGCCGGACGGTGCGAGCTGCCGCCGGCCCTCTCCCAGGCCGTACGCCGGCACAGCTTCGCGCAGGTCCGTGCGGCGGCCGAGGCGTGCGGCGCGGTGGCTGTGGCCGTACGCGAGCCGGCGACCGTCGCCCCGCCCTGGACGATCACCCCACATCCCGGCGCCGCGGCGGCGGACGGGCGGCCGCGCCCACCGATCGCCGCGCCGCTGCAGGGACTGCGCGTCGTCGAGGCCACGTCCCGGCTGCAGGGCCCTCTCGCGGGACTGCTGCTGCGCCACCTCGGGGCGGAGGTGGTCAAGGTGGAGCCGCCGGGCGGCGACTTCGGCCGGTACAGCCCGCCGCTCGCCGGTGCCGTCGGGGCGGCCTATCTGGCGTACAACCGCGGCAAGCGGGTGGTGGAGATCGACTACAAGCGGCCGCCCGGCCGGGACGACCTGCGTGAGCTGGCCGCCGGGGCCGACGTGTTCGTGCACAACTGGCGGCCGGGCCGGGCCGAGGCGCTCGGCGTGGACAGCGCGGACATCGCCCGGCTCAACCCGGCGGCCGTCTACGCGTACGCGTCGGGGTGGGGCGGCGTGCCGGACGCGCCCGGGCCGATCGCCGGGGACTTCACCGTGCAGGCGTACGCCGGGACCGGAGCCCTGCTGCACCCGCCCGGCGATCCGCCGGTGCCGTCGCGGCTGACCCTCGTGGACGTCACGGGTGGCCTGCTCGTCGCCGAGGCGATCCTGGCGGCGCTGCACGAGCGGGAACGGACCGGGCGCGGTGGCCGGGTCGGCACCTCGCTCGTCGGCGCGGCGACCGTGCTGGCCGGCGCACCGCACCGCCGCTGGGGTCCGCTGCAGGAGCCGATCCCGACGCCGGCCGGTCATCTCGTGGTCGCGCCGGACGACACACCCGTACGCGATCTCGCCGGGTTCTGCGGCCTGCCGCCGGACGCGGATCCCGCGACGATCGCCGACCGGCTGGGTGCACGCCCGGCGGCGCAGCGCGTCGCGGAACTGGACGCCGCGGGGCTCCCGGCTGCCGTGGTCCGTACGGAGCCGGCGGAGCTACCCGCGGACCCGCGCCTGGCCGGCCTGCTCGACCACGTGGACGGTGCCTGCTGGGTGCCCGGGACGCCGTGGCGGTTCCATGTCCGATGA
- a CDS encoding VOC family protein codes for MLSASRLARIVLPVPDVAAAAEFYERRLGLPRGGEAPGEAHLLAGGVELWLRPGEGAAGPCDLVFLTDDLPGACHALRSRGVPPGTPHRQALGTLVSLHGPGGHRLRLYEPSAAALAGPAGPVIRDVRRVHGAGRPNPMPLLAVVVPETDRRASRELYYSGLGLALLGRSPCGEPGRAAATLDAYDAGWVLLVTRHGPVPERAPGVAFVYEVTGADRLCARLSGRPVPVAPGMGQLVRPADPGAPAVYLCEDCTPEPGEPALPAARW; via the coding sequence ATGCTGTCCGCGTCCCGCCTCGCCCGCATCGTGCTGCCCGTACCGGACGTCGCCGCGGCCGCGGAGTTCTACGAACGGCGGCTGGGGCTGCCCCGCGGCGGCGAGGCACCGGGCGAGGCGCACCTGCTCGCCGGGGGCGTCGAGCTGTGGCTGCGCCCCGGGGAAGGCGCGGCCGGGCCGTGCGACCTGGTCTTCCTCACCGACGACCTGCCCGGCGCCTGCCACGCGTTGCGCAGCCGTGGCGTGCCGCCGGGTACGCCCCACCGGCAGGCCCTCGGCACGCTCGTGAGCCTGCACGGCCCCGGAGGGCACCGGCTGAGGTTGTACGAGCCCTCGGCGGCGGCGCTCGCCGGCCCGGCCGGGCCCGTCATCCGCGACGTGCGGCGGGTCCACGGCGCCGGCCGGCCGAACCCCATGCCGCTGCTGGCCGTGGTGGTCCCGGAGACGGACCGGCGGGCCTCCCGCGAGCTGTACTACTCCGGGCTGGGGCTGGCCCTGCTCGGCCGGTCGCCGTGCGGGGAACCGGGGCGCGCGGCGGCCACGCTGGACGCGTACGACGCCGGGTGGGTCCTGCTGGTGACGCGGCACGGGCCCGTACCGGAGCGGGCCCCGGGCGTCGCCTTCGTCTACGAGGTGACCGGCGCCGACCGGCTGTGCGCGCGGCTCTCCGGGCGGCCCGTGCCGGTGGCACCCGGGATGGGACAGCTGGTCCGGCCGGCGGATCCCGGCGCGCCGGCCGTCTATCTGTGCGAGGACTGCACGCCGGAGCCCGGTGAGCCGGCGCTCCCCGCAGCCAGGTGGTGA